GCCAGCGGCCGAGTGTGGCGGGTCGAGCATCTGTAGTTAGTTCATCACCGGGAGTGATGACGGACATCCAGATTATTGATTGGAAATATGTATCGGCCGTCTCCATAATTCGGGTTATTGCAATGCAGCACGAATATGGAGTCCCAAATGAGCACGCTGGTTACCCATCACGACGGTCTCGATCGCGTTCTTCGCGGCGTGCAAGTGGTGGTCGAAGGGCTTTATGCCGGCTTTCGTGGTCCGGTCGGCGCGACCTCTGCCAGTGCGAATGCTGCTGTGCAGCATCCGGTCGGTGCGAGCGCGGAGCCGGCGCCTGTCGCCAAGCCGGGCGTCCTTGCCCGCTGGATCGCCGATCGGAAGCGCCGGCGTCAGGAACGCGAGTTCGAAGCCCTGCTGATGGCCGATCCGCGGATGCACAACGAGTTCATGGCCGCCAAGGCGCGGTCCGAATGGCAGGCCTGAGGCCTGTTCACTGAATTGCGGGGGCCGGGAGCCGACCCCCGAACCGATGTCTCCTCCTCCACCTCTCCGGTGGATTCAGCCCGAACCTTCCCGGTTCGGGCTTTTTTTATGGCGCGCTGCCGCGCCGGAGGTGACCAGCCAGATGCCCGGCAGCAGCAGGGCGGTGCCGGCCCAGTGGTACCAGTACGGCTGCTCGCCCAGCAGGAGCCACGTGGCCGCCGTCGCGTAGGGCGGGCCGAGATAGAGGACGACGCCGGCCCGAGCGGGGCCGAGCTGCTTCTGGATGAAGGAGTAGGCTTGGTAGGCGCCGAAGCCCGGAAGCAGGCCGGCCGCGACGACGAGCACCAGCGTCTTCGTGTCGAGCTTCGGCGGTCCGAGGACGATCGCTTCGGCGATCGTGAAAGGTGTGAGCACGACGAGGCCCGCGATGACGATCGCCGTCAGGCGCGCGAACGGGTCGAGCACGGTCGGCCTGGCCTGCAGCATCAGCGAGTAGACGGTCCATGCGCTGGCCGCAGCGACGATCCACAGGTCGCCGGGCGTGAAACGCAGCGAGAGCAGGGCGCCCGGCGAGCCCTTGAGGATGATCAGCAGCACACCGGCCACGGCGATCGCGAGTCCCAGCGTCTGGCGCGGCGAGAGCCTGTCGCCGAGCCACAGGACCGACGCGACGGCGATCAGGACCGGCGAAATCGCGTAGATCAGGCCGATGTTCATGCCGGTGGTGGTCTTCGCGCCGATGTAGACGAAGGCGCCGCAGATCCACATGCCGAGCGCGCCGAACACGAGCAGGTCGCGCCACTCGCGGCGCCAGGCAGGCCAGTTCGCCCGCAGGGCCGGCCACGCGATCGGGAGCATCGCGAGCAGGGCCACCAGCCAGCGGAAGAAGGCGAGCGCGTGCGGCTCGATGACGCCCACCGCAGACCTGGCGATCACGTAGTTGGCCGCCCACAGCGACGGGGCGACGAAGACCAGGACGTAGGCGATTCGGAGGCGGGTTTCGGGGCGCATGGCGCGGGCAGGCGGAGTCGCGGGCAGGCGGAGTTCGTCGCGGATGATGTCACGAGGCGGGGCCTTCAACGCGGCTTGAATTCCGTGATTCGGCTGCCATCTGTGAAACTGGAACCCCGGCGGAACCGGAACCCAACCAGGATCGGATCATGAACACGCAAGGCGCCTCGACGACCCAGGTCGTCTGTCCCCACTGCAATGCGGTCAACCGGGTGCCGGCCGACCGGCTCGGCGACGGACCGAGTTGCGGGCGCTGCGGCAAGCCCTTGTTCGCCGGCTCGCCGGCGGAGCTCGACGCGGAAGCCTTCGAGCGGCACGTCGCGCGCAGCGAGATCCCGGTTGTGGTCGACTTCTGGGCGCCCTGGTGCGGCCCGTGCCGGATGATGGCGCCGGCCTTCGCCCAGGCTGCCGCGCAGCTCGAGCCCTCGGCGAGGCTGGCCAAGCTCGACACCGAGCAGGCGCAGGCGGTGGCCGCCCGCTACGGCATCCGCAGCATCCCGACGATGATCGTGTTCCGCGGCGGCAGGGAGGTCGCGCGGACCGCGGGCGCGATGAGCGGGCCGGACATCGTGCGCTGGGTGCGCGGCGCCTTGCGCTGAGGCCGCGGGCGCTCGGGTCAGCCGCGTCGCTGGGGGCGATCGGGTCGCCCGGTGCGGCAGGGCAGCAGTTCGATCGTGCCGGTTGCCGGCGTTCCGGACGTCGACCGCGGAACGTAGGCGCGCAGGGGCCGGCAGCCCTGTCGCGTGCAGAGCCGCCAGTCGTCGGTGTAGTCGGATAGCGCAAGCCTGAGTCGCGAGACCTCGAGCCCCGTGCCTGATGCGTGCCAGACCCCGTCGCGCAGGACGGCGCCTTCGGGCGGTTCCATGCCGGCCCCCGAGCCGCGCAGGCGCGACTCGACGAGGCGCAGCGTTCGGCGCGCCGGGTCGATCCGCCAGTCCTCTTCCCAGCGGACCTTCTCGATCGAGTGGATCCAGTCGAGCGTGAACCGATCGACCGGAAGCGAGGCGACGATCGTCGTCGCGACCGCGAGGCACAGGCCGATCGTCACGGGCGGCTTGCCGGTCGCATCACCGGGCTCGCGCGCGGCTCGTCGCCGCGCGCGCGTGGCTGACGGGGAGGTTCACCGCCGGCGCGCGCGGAACCAGTGGACGCCTATCGCGGCCGCGCAAAGCGCGAAGCCGATCTCGTCGGTGATCGGCAGCGCGACCACCAGCATGAAGGCCCCGGTCGCCGCCAGGAGTCGCTCCGGCCACGACAGCGGCGCCCACAGGTAGCCGATGCTGGCGGCGCCCCACAGGCCGATCGCGAGCAGGGCCTTGAACAGCACGTAGGCGGTGTCGAGAAGGGTTCCGGACTGCAGCATCAGCGCCGGGGCGTAGACCGCCATGAAGGGCACGACGAAGCCGGCAATCGCGATCCGCATCGCCTGCACCCCGATCGTTAGGCCGGGCGCGCGCGCGATCGGCGACGCCGCGTAGGCGGCCAGCGCGACCGGGGGCGTCAGGTCGGCCATGATCCCGAAGTAGAAGACGAACATGTGCGAGACGATCAGCGGCACGCCCATCTCGAGCAGCGCCGGCGCCGCCAGCGAGCTGGTGATGATGTAGTTGGGGATCGTCGGGATGCCCATGCCCAGCACCAGGCAGGTCAGCATCGTGAGCAGCAGCGACAGGAACAGGCTGTGCTTGCCGAGCTCGATCACGTAGCTGCCGAAGGAAGTGGCCGCGCCGGTCAGCGTCATGACGCCGATGATCACGCCGACCAGCGAGCACGCGACGCCTACCGACAGCGCGTTCTTCGCGCCCTCGGCGAGCCCGTTCAGGGCGAGCCTGAGCACCTCGCGGCCGCTGTGCATCCAGAGGTTCGCCGCGATCAGCAGGCCGATCACCACGAACACCGCGGTGATGCCCCAGCGCAGGAACGAGGACGAGAGCAGGCCGAGCCCGATCCAGAAGATGATGCGCAGCACGGTGTTCGGCGCCCGCGAGATCGCAGCGGCGCCGAAGATCAGGATCACGGTGGCCGCAAGGCCGACCGTGCCGGAGAACAGCGGCGTGTAGCCGGCGAACAGCAGCCAGACCAGCGCTGCCAGCGGCAGGATCAGGTACCAGCTGCGCTTCACCGCAGCCCAGGGATCCGGGCATTCCTCCTTCGGTATGCCGGTCAGCCCGAGGCGGCCCGCCTCGAGGTGGACCATCCAGAAGGCCGTGGCGAAGTAGAGGATGGCCGGGATCAGGGCGGCCTTGACGATCTCGAGATAGGGAACGCCGATCGTCTCCGCCATGATGAACGCCACCGCGCCCATCACCGGCGGCATGATCTGGCCGCCCATGCTCGAGGTGGCCTCCACGCCGCCGGCGAACGCGGGCCGGTAGCCGAAGCGCTTCATCAGCGGGATCGTGAACTGGCCGGTGGTGACCACGTTCGCGACGCCCGAGCCGTTGATCGTGCCCATCAGGCCCGACGCGACGACCGAGACCTTCGCCGGTCCGCCCCGGGTGTGGCCCACGGTACCCAGCGAGAAGTCGGTGAACAGCCGGATCATCCCGGCCTGCTCGAGAAAGGTGCCGAACAGGATGAACAGGAAGATGTAGGTCGACGAGACGTAGGTGGGGATGCCGTACACGCCCTCGGTGCCGAAGGACATCTGGTTGATGACCTGGTCGAGTCCGTAGCCGCGATGCGCGAGCGCGCCGGGCAGGTGCTGGCCGAACATCGCGTAGGCGAGAAAGGTCGCGCAGATCAGCGGCAACGCGGGCCCCATGACCCGCCGGGCGGCCTCGAAGACCAGCGCAAGCACCGCGATGCCGACCCACAGGTCCATGGTGGTCAGTTCGCCGGAGCGCAGGATCAGCTCTTCCTCGAAGATCCACTGGTAGAAGCCGAGCGCGAAGCCCGCGATGCCCAGCGTCCAGCCGAACCAGTGGCTGCCGCGACCGCCCCTGGACCAGGTCGGCAGCGCGGCGAAGGCCAGCAGCATCAGGAAGCCCACGTGCAGCGAGCGCATGACCAGGCTCGACAGCGGCGCGTAGGCCGCGGTGTAGACCTGGTAGGCCGAGAAGGCGACCGCGATCCAGAAGATCGTCCGGGTCGCCCTGGGCGAGCGGTGGCCGAAGATGTTGTGGGGGTCGTCGGCTGCGGGGCTCGCGGCCCCGGTCGCCTCGCTGGCCTGAGCGGACATCGGGAGTCTCCGGACGAAACGAAAAGAGGGACGCGGCTGCCGCGTCCCTCGCAGGACTGCGCGGGCCCGCGCGGGGCGCGGGCCCGGGGGCACCTTACTTCAGGACGCCCTTCTCACGGTAGTACTTCTCGGCGCCGGGATGCAGCGGCAGGGGCATGCCCTTGACCGCGTTCTCGAGCGAGATCCGCTTGGCCGCGGCGTGCGCCGAAACCATCTGGTCGAGGTTCTCGAACAGCGACTTCGCCATCTTGTAGGCGATGTCGTCGCTGACGCCGGAGTGCGTGACCAGGAAGTTGTTGATCGCCGCGGTCGGCACGTCGGCCGCCTGGCCCTCGTAGGTGCCCGCCGGGATCATTGCCGACTGGTAGGCCGCGTCGCCGATCTTGGCGACGACGTCGGCCGGCACCGGGATGACGACGATCTTGATCGCGGTGGCCAGGTCGCGGATCGACGCGACACCGAGGCCCGCCGACTGCAGCGTGGCGTCGAGCTGGCGGTTCTTGATCAGCTCGACCGACTCGCCGAAGGGCAGGTACTCGACCTTGGAGAAGTCCTGGTAGCTCATGCCGGCGGCCTTGAAGACCGCGCGCGCGTTGAGCTCGGTGCCCGAGCGCGGGGCGCCCACCGACACGCGCTTGCCCTTCAGGTCGGCGAGCGACTTGATGCCCGAGTCGGCGCTGGCGACGATCTGCACGTAGTTCGGATAGATGGCCGCGATGCCGCGCAGCTTGTTCAGCGGCGCCTTGAAGCCGACCTCGGCATTGCCCTTCCAGGCGTCGGACAGCGAATCGCCGAGCGTGAAGCCGATCTCGCCGCGACCCGCCTGCAGCAGGTTCAGGTTCTCGACCGAGGCCTTGGTCGACTGGACCGAAGCCTTTGCCTCGGGGATCGTCTTGCCGTAGATCTGGGACAGCGCGACGCCGAGCGGATAGTAGATGCCGCTGGTGCCGCCGGTGAGGACGTTGATGAATTGCTGGGCTTGCGCGACGCCGCTCAGGCCGAGGCCGATCGCTGCGGCCGCGATGAAGCTGCGGATGTGACGCTTCATGGGGTCTCCTGTGGTCCGGATGTCCGTGTCTTGGGGCATTCATTCTCTCAAATTTTTCGCCGCCTTCCCGACGCGGCTTCCCTTCGCGTGCCCAAGGAGCCGTCCTTGCCGAGGAGATCGCGGCGGGTGCCGGGGGGATGCGCCGGGCGCAGGGGGAATCCACCGGGCGCAGGGGGGATCCACCGGGCGCAGGGGATGCACCGTCCGACGCGAGTTCCTGCGATTCGGCTAAGCTAGCGAAGGCAGCGGCGCATTGCGGGCCGGGTGCCGCCCTTTCGGTCCACCTGACAGTTCCCGATGCGCATTACCCAGCACACCGATTACGCCCTTCGCGTCCTGATGTACGTAGGCGGGAATCCGGGCAGGCTCGTGACGATCGCCGAGGTCGCCGAGCGCTTCGGAATCTCGCGCACCCACCTGATGAAGGTCGTCAACCGCCTGGTGCGCGACGGCTTCCTCTACGGCCAGCGCGGGAAGGGCGGCGGGCTGAAGCTGGGCATGCAGGCCGAGGAGATCAGCGTCGGCGAGATCATCCGCCGCATGGAGCCCGACCTGAACTTGGTCGAGTGCTTCGAACGGCGGGGCGCCTGCCTGGTCGACCGGGGCTGCCGGCTCAGGCGGGCCCTGAACGAGGCGCTCGACGCCTTCCTGGCGGTTCTGGACCGCTACTCGCTGAAGGACCTGCTCGACAGTCCGGCCACGCTCAGGCTGGTGACGGTGGCGCGGCCGGATTGATCAGCGCCGCCGTCCGAACATCAGGCCGAGCAGCGCGCCCGCGATCGCGTCGAGCAGCACGATCGCGAGCGCGGCGCGCAGCATCGTGCCGGTCAGAAGGCTGGTGACGTCCCGGCCTCCGACGTCGGCGTCGTAGACGGCTCCCCCGGGAGCGAGCAGGCCTACCAGCATCACGTAGTCGAACAGCCAGTAGCCGAGCAAGCCGAGGAGCAGGGCGAGAACGGCGACCCGGATGCGCACGTCGAGCGTGCAGCCTCTTCGCTGCGACGTGGTCCACGCGGCCGCCGGGGCGGCGACGAGCGCCCCGATGTCCGGTCCGCCCAGCGGCCACCAGAGCTGCCGTGCGAACAGGTAGCCGAGGCCGACCGCCAGCGCGGCAGCCAGCGCCGCCGCGACCAGGCCGGCCAGCAGGCCGCTCCCGAACGCCGTGCCGGGGGGCACCGGGCTCGACGCCATCAGGGCGCCGCTACCTTGCCGCCGGCCGCGCGCCGCCGGCGGCCTCGAACCTGCCGCGCCATTCGCGCGCCAGCGCCTTCGCC
This genomic window from Zeimonas sediminis contains:
- a CDS encoding TAXI family TRAP transporter solute-binding subunit, with the protein product MKRHIRSFIAAAAIGLGLSGVAQAQQFINVLTGGTSGIYYPLGVALSQIYGKTIPEAKASVQSTKASVENLNLLQAGRGEIGFTLGDSLSDAWKGNAEVGFKAPLNKLRGIAAIYPNYVQIVASADSGIKSLADLKGKRVSVGAPRSGTELNARAVFKAAGMSYQDFSKVEYLPFGESVELIKNRQLDATLQSAGLGVASIRDLATAIKIVVIPVPADVVAKIGDAAYQSAMIPAGTYEGQAADVPTAAINNFLVTHSGVSDDIAYKMAKSLFENLDQMVSAHAAAKRISLENAVKGMPLPLHPGAEKYYREKGVLK
- a CDS encoding RrF2 family transcriptional regulator codes for the protein MRITQHTDYALRVLMYVGGNPGRLVTIAEVAERFGISRTHLMKVVNRLVRDGFLYGQRGKGGGLKLGMQAEEISVGEIIRRMEPDLNLVECFERRGACLVDRGCRLRRALNEALDAFLAVLDRYSLKDLLDSPATLRLVTVARPD
- a CDS encoding TRAP transporter permease — its product is MSAQASEATGAASPAADDPHNIFGHRSPRATRTIFWIAVAFSAYQVYTAAYAPLSSLVMRSLHVGFLMLLAFAALPTWSRGGRGSHWFGWTLGIAGFALGFYQWIFEEELILRSGELTTMDLWVGIAVLALVFEAARRVMGPALPLICATFLAYAMFGQHLPGALAHRGYGLDQVINQMSFGTEGVYGIPTYVSSTYIFLFILFGTFLEQAGMIRLFTDFSLGTVGHTRGGPAKVSVVASGLMGTINGSGVANVVTTGQFTIPLMKRFGYRPAFAGGVEATSSMGGQIMPPVMGAVAFIMAETIGVPYLEIVKAALIPAILYFATAFWMVHLEAGRLGLTGIPKEECPDPWAAVKRSWYLILPLAALVWLLFAGYTPLFSGTVGLAATVILIFGAAAISRAPNTVLRIIFWIGLGLLSSSFLRWGITAVFVVIGLLIAANLWMHSGREVLRLALNGLAEGAKNALSVGVACSLVGVIIGVMTLTGAATSFGSYVIELGKHSLFLSLLLTMLTCLVLGMGIPTIPNYIITSSLAAPALLEMGVPLIVSHMFVFYFGIMADLTPPVALAAYAASPIARAPGLTIGVQAMRIAIAGFVVPFMAVYAPALMLQSGTLLDTAYVLFKALLAIGLWGAASIGYLWAPLSWPERLLAATGAFMLVVALPITDEIGFALCAAAIGVHWFRARRR
- a CDS encoding DUF1850 domain-containing protein, whose product is MTIGLCLAVATTIVASLPVDRFTLDWIHSIEKVRWEEDWRIDPARRTLRLVESRLRGSGAGMEPPEGAVLRDGVWHASGTGLEVSRLRLALSDYTDDWRLCTRQGCRPLRAYVPRSTSGTPATGTIELLPCRTGRPDRPQRRG
- a CDS encoding DMT family transporter; protein product: MRPETRLRIAYVLVFVAPSLWAANYVIARSAVGVIEPHALAFFRWLVALLAMLPIAWPALRANWPAWRREWRDLLVFGALGMWICGAFVYIGAKTTTGMNIGLIYAISPVLIAVASVLWLGDRLSPRQTLGLAIAVAGVLLIILKGSPGALLSLRFTPGDLWIVAAASAWTVYSLMLQARPTVLDPFARLTAIVIAGLVVLTPFTIAEAIVLGPPKLDTKTLVLVVAAGLLPGFGAYQAYSFIQKQLGPARAGVVLYLGPPYATAATWLLLGEQPYWYHWAGTALLLPGIWLVTSGAAARHKKSPNREGSG
- the trxC gene encoding thioredoxin TrxC, with the protein product MNTQGASTTQVVCPHCNAVNRVPADRLGDGPSCGRCGKPLFAGSPAELDAEAFERHVARSEIPVVVDFWAPWCGPCRMMAPAFAQAAAQLEPSARLAKLDTEQAQAVAARYGIRSIPTMIVFRGGREVARTAGAMSGPDIVRWVRGALR